The following proteins come from a genomic window of Maribacter sp. HTCC2170:
- a CDS encoding PmoA family protein produces the protein MRKHLIFFMVLNGFIALLNGCKDSFEKRKITNDVPVYSWQESDTTLKLLHDSQVVWKFNYANGKPYFSPLNTAEGRDLIWLRPVDHPWHYGLWFSWKFINEKNFWEEDEYTGKAEGIATMHQYSRTLTDDFYANMEMQINYALEDSTLVLIEKRAISVSPPDKRGNYFIDWTLHLTPQKDSVVLNRTPPGKHGGPFYGGYAGLSYRASANMTQHTYRHSSGWTGEEDLVGYGEKGEWMDLSGFLFDSKKESGLTILNHPSNGDGKVPWYIYKDGDFAFFNAALLFNNPIMFYKDETLKLRYRVLVHTDALTRLEIQEHYIDFGDIGK, from the coding sequence ATGAGGAAACATCTCATCTTTTTTATGGTTTTGAATGGATTTATTGCCCTTTTAAATGGCTGTAAGGACAGTTTCGAAAAACGCAAGATCACAAACGATGTACCTGTATATTCTTGGCAAGAATCTGATACCACCCTTAAATTGTTACACGACTCCCAAGTCGTCTGGAAATTCAATTATGCTAATGGAAAGCCATATTTTTCTCCCTTGAACACGGCCGAAGGCCGTGATTTGATATGGTTGAGGCCTGTTGATCACCCTTGGCACTATGGTTTGTGGTTTTCTTGGAAGTTCATTAATGAAAAGAATTTTTGGGAAGAGGATGAATATACTGGAAAGGCAGAAGGAATAGCTACAATGCACCAATATTCAAGAACTCTTACCGATGATTTTTATGCCAATATGGAAATGCAGATCAATTATGCTTTGGAGGATAGTACACTTGTTCTGATTGAAAAAAGGGCTATTAGCGTATCACCCCCGGACAAAAGAGGCAATTATTTTATTGATTGGACACTACATCTAACTCCCCAAAAGGACAGTGTTGTTTTGAACAGAACTCCTCCAGGAAAGCATGGAGGCCCTTTCTATGGGGGATATGCTGGACTGTCCTATAGGGCTTCGGCGAACATGACCCAACACACTTATAGGCATTCTTCAGGTTGGACTGGTGAAGAAGATCTTGTAGGCTACGGTGAAAAGGGGGAATGGATGGATTTATCGGGATTTCTTTTCGATTCTAAGAAAGAATCTGGATTAACGATATTGAATCACCCATCAAACGGAGATGGCAAGGTACCATGGTATATTTATAAGGATGGCGATTTTGCCTTTTTCAATGCGGCCCTCTTGTTCAACAATCCAATAATGTTCTATAAGGATGAAACACTGAAGTTAAGGTATAGGGTGTTGGTACACACTGATGCCCTGACAAGGTTAGAAATACAGGAACATTATATTGATTTTGGTGATATAGGAAAGTGA
- a CDS encoding Crp/Fnr family transcriptional regulator, translated as MKYSKLLELINQITILEAREIELIKSSFIPIQLTKGEFFLEAGKINKHVGFLNKGLVRYFVYKDEDESTFEFTKEGEFIADYQSFNNKSKSVQNIQTIEDCEILIINYDNVQKIFNSTKKGNLIGRRIIEHRFDIMVNQLLAIYMQNHEDRYQSFIKQYSDLSQRIPQYLIASYVGVKPESLSRIRKRFSKRIS; from the coding sequence ATGAAGTATTCAAAATTACTTGAGCTAATTAATCAAATTACTATTTTAGAGGCAAGAGAAATTGAACTCATTAAAAGTAGTTTTATACCTATCCAACTCACCAAAGGTGAGTTCTTCCTAGAGGCTGGTAAAATCAATAAACATGTAGGTTTTCTTAATAAAGGTCTAGTTAGGTATTTTGTTTATAAAGATGAAGATGAATCAACATTTGAGTTTACTAAAGAAGGCGAATTTATTGCTGATTATCAGAGTTTTAATAACAAATCTAAATCTGTTCAAAATATACAAACTATAGAAGATTGTGAAATACTTATTATAAATTATGATAATGTTCAGAAAATATTCAATTCTACAAAAAAGGGGAACCTGATTGGTCGTCGAATAATTGAACATCGCTTTGATATTATGGTAAATCAATTACTTGCAATATACATGCAAAACCATGAAGACCGCTATCAAAGTTTTATTAAGCAATATTCCGATTTATCACAAAGAATACCTCAATATCTAATTGCCTCATATGTAGGCGTAAAGCCAGAATCTTTAAGTCGCATAAGGAAAAGGTTTTCGAAAAGAATTTCTTAA
- a CDS encoding Crp/Fnr family transcriptional regulator produces MQNKISPIISSVCNISNKSSEKIVNIAKYENYKKGELITSVGQKNNLEYFITDGICKSFLTTPEGEDVTISLFRSDSIISPSTIRNKGGESIINIQALTDVEIATIDATEFEKLMIEDLEIRDFGNSVLRNELMAKVQKEIALASLKGMDRLLLLRKNFPNIENQIPHADIASYIGITTISLSRLRTQS; encoded by the coding sequence ATGCAAAATAAAATTAGCCCAATCATTAGTTCTGTATGTAACATCTCTAATAAGTCTTCAGAGAAGATTGTTAACATAGCCAAATACGAGAATTACAAAAAAGGAGAATTAATCACTTCAGTTGGACAAAAGAACAACCTGGAGTATTTCATAACTGATGGAATCTGCAAAAGTTTCCTAACAACTCCTGAAGGTGAAGATGTAACTATTTCTTTATTCAGGTCAGATTCAATAATATCACCTAGTACAATTAGAAATAAAGGGGGTGAGTCAATAATTAATATTCAAGCATTAACAGATGTTGAAATTGCAACGATAGATGCTACTGAATTTGAAAAATTAATGATAGAGGATCTAGAAATTCGAGATTTTGGTAATTCAGTATTAAGAAATGAGCTAATGGCTAAGGTCCAAAAAGAAATAGCGTTAGCATCACTCAAAGGTATGGATCGATTACTCCTTTTAAGAAAAAATTTCCCTAATATAGAAAACCAAATACCCCATGCTGACATAGCATCATACATAGGCATAACAACAATTTCTTTGAGCAGATTGAGAACACAATCTTAA
- a CDS encoding VOC family protein yields MTDKEHKIEIDFLDHVAIRVADIEASALWYEKVLGLKRYKLPEWGDFPIFLLSGKSGIALFPANTTDTKLKPTSKNVKIDHFAFNVTKENFEKAIKRYIELNMEFNIQDHHYFDSIYTKDIDGHTVELTTIKVDERKFYK; encoded by the coding sequence ATGACAGATAAAGAGCATAAAATAGAAATTGATTTTTTAGACCACGTAGCAATTCGAGTTGCTGATATAGAAGCTTCTGCATTGTGGTATGAAAAAGTGTTGGGACTGAAACGATATAAATTACCTGAATGGGGAGACTTTCCAATCTTTTTACTTTCTGGAAAATCAGGAATCGCATTGTTTCCGGCGAATACAACTGACACTAAACTTAAACCAACTTCAAAAAATGTAAAAATTGACCATTTTGCATTTAATGTGACAAAAGAAAATTTTGAAAAAGCTATAAAAAGATATATAGAATTGAATATGGAATTTAATATTCAAGACCATCATTACTTTGATTCAATATATACTAAAGACATAGACGGACATACGGTTGAACTAACCACAATTAAAGTGGATGAACGTAAATTTTATAAATAA
- a CDS encoding adenylate/guanylate cyclase domain-containing protein, translated as MNFLKVAIIALGYVTINLFIFFFNYALLNSVYSIGPSLHFNVKYYLLTNIFVGVIAGLLAGIALVSVNSRLFRRRSFKFAIGTTLISYVVIFILVTFVATFSNLVREYGLQGITYDTVKITLGHVFDLALLTYFILWGFITLATLFLLQVNDKFGPGMLLKFLAGNYHQPKKEERIFMFMDMRSSTTIAEKIGNEKYFHLLNDLFSDIADTILNNEGEIYQYVGDEIVISWSIKKGVRNANCLRCFTEIQEKLTVLRPIYEQKYKVMPEFKAGLHYGLVMAGEIGVIKKDIIYSGDVLNTTARIQEQCNQYSVDILISTETFNLLSDTNGYELITLGNIELRGKERKIDLNTVRTI; from the coding sequence ATGAATTTCCTCAAAGTAGCCATCATTGCATTGGGCTACGTTACCATAAACCTATTCATCTTTTTTTTTAATTATGCATTACTTAATTCCGTATATTCTATCGGTCCATCTCTTCATTTTAATGTGAAGTATTATTTACTTACGAACATCTTCGTTGGTGTGATTGCAGGTTTACTTGCGGGAATTGCACTTGTTTCAGTTAATAGTCGACTGTTTCGCAGGCGATCATTCAAATTTGCCATTGGCACTACGCTCATCTCTTATGTGGTGATTTTTATACTGGTTACTTTCGTGGCGACATTCTCAAACTTAGTAAGAGAATACGGACTACAAGGAATAACCTATGACACTGTGAAAATCACACTCGGGCACGTTTTCGATTTAGCATTGTTAACCTATTTTATTTTATGGGGTTTCATCACACTTGCAACGCTTTTTCTATTACAAGTCAATGATAAATTTGGCCCTGGTATGTTGCTAAAATTCCTTGCCGGAAATTACCACCAACCTAAAAAAGAGGAACGAATTTTCATGTTTATGGACATGCGTTCTTCAACAACAATTGCAGAAAAAATTGGCAATGAGAAATACTTTCATTTATTAAATGATCTGTTTTCTGACATTGCAGATACGATATTAAACAATGAGGGCGAAATTTATCAATATGTTGGAGATGAAATTGTAATCTCATGGTCAATTAAGAAGGGGGTTCGAAATGCCAATTGCCTCAGGTGTTTTACTGAAATTCAAGAAAAATTGACTGTTTTACGGCCCATCTACGAACAAAAATATAAGGTTATGCCAGAATTCAAGGCAGGCCTTCATTATGGGCTTGTGATGGCTGGTGAAATTGGTGTCATTAAAAAGGATATAATATATTCGGGAGATGTGTTAAATACAACTGCTCGAATCCAAGAGCAATGCAATCAATACAGCGTAGACATCTTGATTTCTACGGAGACTTTTAATCTTCTTTCTGATACAAACGGTTACGAGCTAATCACTTTGGGAAATATTGAACTGAGAGGAAAGGAAAGGAAAATAGATTTAAACACTGTAAGAACAATCTGA
- a CDS encoding c-type cytochrome, whose amino-acid sequence MTYSFKAEIPLVITMLFTVLLLSCGRKEKTFQTKKSVWEETITRHIDTSVRVYGHYAAVKLPITKGVELWNPTQVTLGPNGIIYAANYTGEIFSLHDTDGDGLEDYAKLYCDVKNDSIRYPTSMIFKGKKLFVGTTQEIRVYEDTDDDEVADLSHTFFNDFPYTLHPFDWTFGLEIGPEGYVYAILCTDSWNDNPARDSEGLRGAILKIAPDGQSYERYATGLRFAYGMRFNEEGDLFFSDNRGNENKYEELNLAIKDRFYGNNLPKYPNHAPITDALLNLKYGFAPSGITFNKKSNDFGGTAGDLFIAFFGPDGQWEDGSISRVRLNKGENGDYEAKEYPVADKMAKLSDVEFGDHGDLYVSQFGTEAPWHKPYEEPMGAIYRMIVAPWVKPDDQSKNTSVVYGNIHEGEDIFEDRACATCHSVDGNEALLGPDLSDIGNLLPRDQLLESIVNPNKNIKTGFDQYIITKKDGSILSGRMITASDKGISVMIAGNKVIDLKRSEIESNKLVTGSLMPADLLSGMTEMEIRDLLGYLQSLKIEN is encoded by the coding sequence ATGACATATTCTTTTAAAGCGGAAATCCCTTTGGTAATTACAATGTTGTTCACTGTTTTATTGCTTTCCTGTGGCAGGAAAGAAAAAACTTTTCAAACAAAGAAATCGGTTTGGGAAGAAACAATAACAAGGCATATTGATACCAGTGTCCGTGTTTATGGACACTATGCAGCGGTTAAATTACCCATTACTAAAGGAGTGGAATTGTGGAATCCAACACAAGTTACTTTAGGGCCAAATGGAATAATCTATGCAGCGAATTACACTGGTGAGATTTTTTCATTGCATGATACCGATGGTGACGGTCTCGAGGATTACGCCAAACTTTATTGCGATGTAAAAAATGACAGTATAAGATATCCCACAAGTATGATATTCAAGGGTAAGAAGCTCTTCGTTGGGACAACTCAAGAAATTCGGGTTTATGAAGATACTGATGATGATGAGGTTGCTGATCTGAGCCATACATTTTTCAACGACTTTCCATATACTTTGCATCCTTTCGATTGGACTTTCGGCCTTGAGATTGGTCCAGAAGGATATGTTTATGCGATTCTCTGCACCGATTCATGGAATGATAATCCTGCACGGGACTCGGAAGGGCTCAGGGGGGCTATTTTAAAGATTGCCCCTGATGGACAATCTTACGAAAGGTATGCGACTGGCTTACGATTTGCCTACGGAATGAGATTCAATGAAGAGGGGGATTTGTTTTTTTCCGACAATAGGGGGAATGAGAATAAATATGAAGAATTGAATCTGGCCATAAAGGATAGATTCTACGGTAACAACTTGCCGAAATACCCGAATCATGCCCCCATTACTGATGCTCTATTGAACTTAAAGTATGGATTTGCGCCTTCTGGAATAACCTTCAACAAAAAGAGTAATGACTTTGGTGGCACTGCGGGAGATTTGTTCATTGCTTTTTTTGGCCCTGACGGACAGTGGGAAGATGGGTCAATTTCAAGAGTAAGGCTGAACAAAGGCGAGAATGGTGATTATGAGGCAAAAGAATATCCGGTAGCTGATAAGATGGCAAAACTTTCTGATGTTGAGTTTGGAGATCATGGAGACCTATATGTTTCGCAATTCGGGACCGAAGCCCCTTGGCATAAGCCTTACGAGGAACCAATGGGTGCTATCTACAGGATGATCGTTGCGCCTTGGGTGAAACCGGATGATCAGAGTAAGAATACGTCGGTTGTTTATGGGAACATACATGAGGGCGAGGACATATTTGAGGACAGGGCTTGTGCTACCTGTCATTCAGTAGATGGTAATGAAGCACTTTTAGGGCCGGATTTATCTGATATTGGTAATCTTTTGCCAAGAGATCAATTATTGGAATCGATTGTTAATCCAAACAAGAATATAAAAACGGGATTTGATCAATATATTATCACTAAAAAAGATGGAAGCATTCTAAGTGGTAGAATGATTACGGCAAGTGATAAAGGCATATCAGTAATGATTGCTGGGAATAAGGTCATTGACTTGAAAAGGAGTGAAATAGAATCAAATAAGTTGGTTACGGGATCTTTGATGCCAGCTGATTTGCTTTCAGGAATGACCGAAATGGAAATTAGAGATCTTTTAGGGTATTTACAATCATTGAAAATTGAAAATTGA
- a CDS encoding YrdB family protein gives MGSHPINLIFRFILELCALTAIGIWGWHQSHGLLRFVLAISIPIIFAAIWGVFAVPDDPSRSRTAPVIVSGIVRLTIELGIFTIAIWALQDACFIKLSWIFGIIVALHYFISYDRIAWLIKH, from the coding sequence ATGGGATCACATCCAATCAATCTAATATTTAGATTTATTCTTGAATTATGTGCTTTGACTGCCATAGGAATATGGGGTTGGCACCAAAGTCATGGTTTATTGCGATTTGTTCTAGCTATTAGTATACCAATTATATTTGCTGCCATTTGGGGTGTCTTTGCAGTTCCTGATGACCCAAGTCGTTCTAGAACAGCACCAGTTATTGTTTCTGGAATTGTTCGTCTTACAATTGAATTGGGCATTTTTACAATTGCCATTTGGGCACTTCAAGACGCTTGCTTTATAAAATTAAGTTGGATCTTTGGAATAATAGTCGCTCTTCATTATTTTATTTCTTACGATAGGATTGCATGGCTAATAAAACATTAG
- a CDS encoding membrane protein, with the protein MKTKILMTSSAIFLAIIGLLLSFLPNEIADYLNVEPNIITTLFLKILSAFYLGFGILNWMAKGTLIGGIYNRPVAIGNLMHFGVGAIALIKVVSHIKAHSEIIISLTVVYVIYAMLFAYVFKTTPNSAKK; encoded by the coding sequence ATGAAAACAAAAATATTAATGACTTCAAGCGCCATATTCTTGGCAATTATTGGATTACTTCTTTCTTTTTTACCAAATGAAATAGCGGACTATCTAAATGTTGAGCCCAATATTATTACAACGCTCTTTTTGAAAATATTGAGTGCATTTTACTTGGGTTTTGGAATATTAAATTGGATGGCAAAAGGAACCCTAATTGGAGGTATTTATAATAGACCTGTTGCCATTGGAAATCTAATGCATTTTGGAGTTGGGGCAATTGCATTAATTAAAGTTGTTTCTCATATCAAGGCTCACTCGGAAATTATTATTTCACTCACAGTGGTTTATGTGATTTATGCAATGCTTTTTGCCTATGTTTTTAAAACTACCCCAAATAGTGCGAAAAAATAA